From Kineosporia succinea, the proteins below share one genomic window:
- a CDS encoding GNAT family N-acetyltransferase has protein sequence MQIRGFEDTDWPAVYAIIREVIEGGETYAYDPNWSEEETRRVWVEPEPSITVVAVADDGTVLGTAHSGPNRPGRGSHVSTASFMVSSQARGQGVGRALGEYVLTWARAQGYHGMQFNAVVDTNTVAVKLWHSLGFETIGIVPEAFDSKTHGLVGLHVMYQKF, from the coding sequence GTGCAGATCCGTGGTTTCGAGGACACCGACTGGCCCGCCGTGTACGCGATCATCCGCGAGGTGATCGAAGGTGGGGAGACCTACGCGTACGACCCGAACTGGAGCGAGGAAGAGACCCGGCGGGTGTGGGTCGAGCCCGAGCCGTCGATCACGGTGGTCGCGGTGGCCGACGACGGCACCGTGCTCGGCACCGCGCACTCCGGCCCGAACCGGCCCGGTCGCGGATCACACGTCTCCACGGCCAGTTTCATGGTCTCGTCGCAGGCCCGGGGGCAGGGCGTGGGCCGAGCGCTGGGTGAGTACGTGCTGACCTGGGCACGCGCGCAGGGCTACCACGGCATGCAGTTCAACGCCGTGGTCGACACCAACACGGTGGCCGTGAAGCTCTGGCACTCACTGGGATTCGAGACGATCGGGATCGTGCCCGAGGCCTTCGACAGCAAGACCCACGGACTCGTCGGCCTGCACGTGATGTACCAGAAGTTCTAG
- a CDS encoding phosphate-starvation-inducible PsiE family protein, whose protein sequence is MTSATRQVNETVDGTSHKIANFGERTLRLAEDAVYVAVAALLVVGAVVLLVDAAAELGGVPDGPDTAVLALLDRLLLVFILVELIFAVRMTLSRREIVAEPFLIVGMIVSIKEIILLSVEVANVLEGKPTTEGTKDPTAFALQIGLLGLLVIVLAVSVLILRMKEREPVEGQRNQEHDEPLAGVGPVPENARDRKEVHEAGENEAKKKD, encoded by the coding sequence ATGACCAGTGCGACGCGTCAGGTGAACGAGACCGTGGACGGCACGAGCCACAAGATCGCGAACTTCGGCGAGCGCACCCTGCGCCTGGCCGAGGACGCGGTCTACGTGGCCGTGGCCGCCCTGCTGGTGGTCGGGGCGGTGGTGCTGCTGGTCGACGCCGCGGCCGAGCTGGGCGGCGTCCCCGACGGGCCGGACACCGCGGTGCTGGCCCTGCTCGACCGGCTGCTGCTGGTCTTCATCCTGGTCGAGCTGATCTTCGCGGTGCGGATGACGCTGTCGCGGCGGGAGATCGTGGCCGAGCCGTTTTTGATCGTGGGCATGATCGTCTCGATCAAGGAGATCATCCTGCTGTCGGTCGAGGTGGCCAACGTGCTCGAGGGCAAGCCGACCACCGAGGGCACGAAAGACCCGACGGCGTTCGCTCTGCAGATCGGCCTGCTCGGCCTGCTCGTCATCGTGCTCGCGGTGAGCGTGCTGATCCTGCGCATGAAGGAGCGCGAGCCGGTGGAGGGTCAGCGCAACCAGGAGCACGACGAGCCGCTGGCCGGGGTCGGGCCGGTGCCGGAGAACGCGCGGGACCGCAAAGAGGTGCACGAGGCCGGCGAGAACGAGGCCAAGAAGAAGGACTAG
- a CDS encoding universal stress protein, which produces MSIVVGYWPTAEGRAALRHGVDEALHHQTDLLVISEPAHAETRDIDAKAAEASGVTVTTRDASDAGMAADLVDASYAEGVSLLVIGLRRRSPVGKLLMGSISQQVLLEAQCPVVAVKPHVSTVG; this is translated from the coding sequence ATGAGCATCGTCGTCGGGTACTGGCCCACCGCCGAAGGCCGGGCCGCACTGCGGCACGGGGTGGACGAGGCGCTGCACCACCAGACGGATCTGCTGGTGATCAGCGAACCCGCGCACGCCGAGACGCGAGACATCGACGCCAAGGCGGCGGAGGCGTCCGGGGTCACCGTGACCACCCGCGACGCCTCCGACGCGGGGATGGCGGCCGACCTGGTCGACGCCTCGTACGCCGAGGGGGTGAGCCTGCTGGTGATCGGGCTGCGGCGCCGATCACCGGTGGGCAAGCTGCTGATGGGCAGCATCTCCCAGCAGGTGCTGCTCGAGGCCCAGTGCCCGGTGGTGGCGGTGAAGCCCCACGTCAGTACCGTCGGGTAG
- a CDS encoding 2-hydroxyacid dehydrogenase — MTVLQVGTLKPSLTKTLERRYRAIELPEGEDRETFLAEHGGDVTAVVTSGRFGVQADLMDRLPKLGAVVNFGVGFDTTDVEAAQARNIVVSNTPDVLTDCVADTAVALLLDVMRGFSAADRFVRAGRWPSEGNPPLTRQASNRRVGILGLGRIGGAIAHRLVGFNCTISYHNRREVAASPYTYYADLAEMAREVDVLVIAAAGGAGTSGLVTRDVLAALGPKGYLVNIARGSVVDEDALVELLLAGQLAGAGLDVFAHEPKVPQALLELDNVVLLPHVGSGTVETRAAMEELTLANLDNFLHSGTVLNPVY; from the coding sequence ATGACCGTGTTGCAGGTTGGAACGCTCAAGCCGTCGCTGACGAAGACGCTGGAGCGGCGGTACCGGGCGATCGAGCTGCCCGAGGGCGAAGACCGGGAGACGTTCCTCGCCGAGCACGGCGGTGACGTCACCGCCGTCGTCACCTCCGGGCGCTTCGGCGTGCAGGCCGATCTCATGGACCGGCTGCCGAAACTGGGCGCCGTGGTGAACTTCGGCGTCGGGTTCGACACCACCGACGTCGAGGCCGCGCAGGCCCGTAACATCGTGGTCAGTAACACGCCGGACGTGCTCACCGACTGTGTGGCCGACACCGCCGTGGCCCTGCTGCTCGACGTGATGCGGGGTTTCAGCGCCGCTGACCGGTTCGTGCGGGCCGGGCGCTGGCCGTCCGAGGGCAATCCGCCGCTCACCCGTCAAGCCAGCAACCGCCGGGTCGGCATCCTCGGCCTGGGCCGGATCGGGGGTGCGATCGCCCACCGGCTGGTCGGTTTCAACTGCACGATCAGCTACCACAACCGGCGTGAGGTGGCGGCCAGCCCCTACACCTACTACGCCGACCTCGCCGAGATGGCCCGCGAGGTCGACGTTCTGGTGATCGCGGCAGCGGGCGGGGCCGGTACCTCCGGCCTGGTGACCCGCGACGTGCTGGCCGCGCTCGGCCCGAAGGGCTACCTGGTCAACATCGCCCGCGGCAGCGTGGTCGACGAAGACGCCCTGGTCGAGCTGCTCCTGGCCGGTCAGCTGGCGGGCGCCGGGCTCGACGTGTTCGCGCACGAGCCGAAGGTGCCGCAGGCGCTGCTCGAGCTCGACAACGTGGTGCTGCTGCCGCACGTGGGCAGCGGCACGGTCGAGACCCGCGCCGCCATGGAAGAACTCACCCTGGCCAACCTCGACAACTTTCTGCACTCCGGAACCGTGCTGAACCCGGTCTACTGA
- a CDS encoding enolase C-terminal domain-like protein: MTVPVVTGLRVVPVAGQDSMLLNLSGAHGPYFTRNVVILTDSAGNTGLGEVPGGEAIAATLTDSTPFVVGQPISRHRGVLRQVREAFADRDSGGRGRQTFDLRTTVHVLTALESALLDLLGQHLGVPVAELLGEGQQRNEVRMLGYLFFVGDSAKTDLPYRHCTAPADDWERLRDAEALTPEAVVRLAEAAQERYGFQDFKLKGGVLAGPDEVAAVTALHERFPDARITLDPNGAWSLREAIGYGRAMRGVVAYAEDPCGAEAEYSGREVMAEFRRASGLPTATNMIATDWRQLGHAIRSQAVDIPLADPHFWTMAGSVRVAQLCQAWGLTWGSHSNNHFDISLAMFTHVAAAAPGEITAIDTHWIWQDGQRLTQRPPVIRDGCVQVPTAPGLGLRLDEEKLAEAHESYRRLGLGARDDAIAMQYLIPGWSFDPKRPAMRR; this comes from the coding sequence ATGACCGTTCCCGTGGTCACCGGGCTGCGGGTGGTGCCCGTCGCCGGGCAGGACAGCATGCTGCTCAACCTCAGCGGTGCGCACGGGCCGTACTTCACACGCAACGTGGTGATCCTGACCGACTCGGCGGGCAACACCGGGCTGGGCGAGGTGCCGGGCGGTGAGGCGATCGCGGCCACGCTGACCGACAGCACCCCGTTCGTGGTCGGTCAGCCGATCAGCCGCCACCGCGGCGTGCTGCGGCAGGTGCGCGAAGCCTTCGCCGACCGGGACTCCGGTGGGCGTGGCCGGCAGACGTTCGACCTGCGCACCACCGTGCACGTGCTCACCGCGCTGGAGTCGGCCCTGCTGGATCTGCTCGGCCAGCACCTCGGGGTTCCGGTGGCCGAGCTGCTCGGCGAGGGACAGCAACGTAACGAAGTGCGCATGCTGGGATACCTGTTCTTCGTCGGGGATTCGGCGAAGACCGATCTGCCGTACCGGCACTGCACCGCTCCGGCGGACGACTGGGAACGTCTGCGCGATGCGGAGGCCCTGACGCCGGAGGCCGTGGTGCGCCTCGCCGAGGCCGCCCAGGAGCGGTACGGGTTCCAGGACTTCAAGCTCAAGGGCGGCGTGCTCGCCGGGCCCGACGAGGTGGCCGCCGTCACCGCCCTGCACGAGCGTTTTCCCGACGCCCGCATCACCCTCGACCCGAACGGCGCCTGGTCCCTGCGCGAGGCGATCGGGTACGGCCGGGCGATGCGCGGGGTGGTGGCCTACGCCGAGGATCCGTGCGGCGCCGAGGCGGAGTACTCCGGGCGTGAGGTGATGGCCGAGTTCCGGCGCGCGAGCGGGCTTCCCACCGCCACGAACATGATTGCGACCGACTGGCGCCAGCTCGGGCACGCGATCCGGTCCCAGGCCGTCGACATCCCGCTCGCCGACCCGCATTTCTGGACGATGGCCGGCTCGGTGCGGGTCGCCCAGCTGTGCCAGGCCTGGGGTCTCACCTGGGGGTCGCACTCGAACAACCACTTCGACATCTCGCTGGCCATGTTCACCCACGTCGCGGCGGCCGCGCCGGGTGAGATCACGGCCATCGACACGCACTGGATCTGGCAGGACGGACAGCGCCTCACGCAGCGGCCGCCGGTGATCCGCGACGGGTGCGTGCAGGTGCCCACCGCGCCCGGTCTGGGTCTGCGCCTGGACGAGGAGAAGCTGGCCGAGGCGCACGAGTCCTACCGGCGTCTGGGACTCGGTGCGCGCGACGACGCGATCGCCATGCAGTACCTGATTCCCGGCTGGTCGTTCGATCCGAAGCGCCCGGCGATGAGAAGGTAG
- a CDS encoding aldehyde dehydrogenase (NADP(+)), giving the protein MTDLTGEMLIGATSVFGDTGTFRARNPRTGEDLEPVYGLGGSTEVRKASALAWDAFATYRETSGERRAAFLDRIAANLEAVAEVLVARVITETGIAEPRVRGELARTANQLRLFGKVLREGSWIGARIEPPLPDREPLPRPDLRQRKIPLGPVAVFGASNFPLAFSVAGGDTASALAAGCPVIVKAHGSHPGTSEIVGRAVQAAVRESGLPEGVFSLLHGSGTHLGTALVADPHVRAVGFTGSRSGGLALAATAAARAVPIPVYAEMSSVNPVFLLPGALSERADALGTAFVASLTTGVGQLCTSPGLVFAFDSPALETFLGSAARSVQNSQAAPMLSPGICSAYAEGVRRYASHADVTEVAAGARDETIAAEGVTHLFTTTASAFLADPALQEEVFGATSLVVRIEDASQLALIVQALEGQLTATVHAAGADLDLARQLLPELELKVGRIVFNGWPTGVDVGQAMVHGGPFPSTYDGRSTSVGTLAIERFLRPVAYQDLPAELRPAGLDDDNELGIFRQVDGQYTR; this is encoded by the coding sequence ATGACGGACCTCACCGGGGAGATGCTGATCGGCGCCACGAGCGTCTTCGGCGACACCGGTACCTTCCGCGCCCGCAACCCACGCACCGGTGAGGACCTCGAACCGGTGTACGGGCTCGGGGGTTCCACCGAGGTGCGGAAGGCATCGGCCTTGGCCTGGGACGCCTTCGCCACCTACCGGGAGACCTCCGGCGAACGACGTGCCGCCTTCCTCGACCGGATCGCCGCCAACCTCGAGGCCGTCGCCGAGGTGCTCGTCGCCCGGGTGATCACCGAGACCGGTATCGCCGAGCCCCGGGTGCGCGGTGAGCTCGCGCGCACCGCCAACCAGCTGCGGCTGTTCGGGAAGGTGCTGCGCGAGGGCAGCTGGATCGGCGCCCGGATCGAGCCCCCGCTGCCCGACCGCGAGCCCCTCCCCCGCCCTGACCTGCGACAGCGCAAGATCCCGCTGGGCCCGGTCGCGGTGTTCGGGGCGTCGAACTTTCCCCTGGCCTTCTCGGTCGCCGGGGGCGACACCGCGTCCGCCCTGGCCGCGGGCTGCCCGGTCATCGTCAAGGCGCACGGCTCGCACCCGGGCACGTCGGAGATCGTCGGCCGGGCGGTCCAGGCCGCGGTGCGCGAGTCCGGCCTGCCGGAGGGCGTCTTCTCCCTGCTCCACGGCAGCGGAACCCACCTGGGAACGGCCCTGGTCGCGGACCCTCATGTGCGGGCGGTGGGGTTCACCGGTTCGCGCAGCGGTGGCCTCGCGCTGGCGGCCACGGCCGCCGCGCGTGCGGTGCCGATTCCGGTCTATGCCGAAATGTCCAGCGTGAACCCGGTGTTCCTGCTGCCCGGGGCACTGTCCGAGCGTGCGGACGCACTGGGCACGGCTTTCGTCGCGTCCCTCACCACCGGGGTGGGCCAGTTGTGCACCAGTCCTGGACTGGTGTTCGCCTTCGACTCCCCCGCTCTGGAGACCTTTCTCGGCTCGGCCGCCCGGAGCGTCCAGAATTCGCAGGCCGCCCCGATGCTCAGCCCGGGCATCTGCTCGGCCTACGCAGAAGGCGTGCGGCGCTATGCCTCTCACGCCGACGTCACCGAGGTCGCGGCGGGCGCGCGCGACGAGACCATAGCGGCCGAGGGCGTCACCCATCTCTTCACCACCACCGCGTCGGCCTTCCTGGCCGATCCGGCGCTGCAGGAAGAGGTGTTCGGGGCCACCTCGCTCGTGGTCCGGATCGAGGACGCATCTCAGCTCGCCCTGATCGTGCAGGCGCTGGAGGGCCAGCTCACCGCCACCGTGCACGCGGCCGGGGCCGACCTCGACCTGGCCCGGCAGCTGCTGCCCGAGCTGGAGCTGAAGGTCGGCCGGATCGTGTTCAACGGCTGGCCCACGGGTGTGGACGTGGGGCAGGCGATGGTGCACGGCGGCCCGTTCCCGAGCACGTACGACGGGCGGAGCACCTCGGTGGGCACACTGGCGATCGAGCGGTTCCTGCGGCCGGTGGCCTACCAGGACCTGCCCGCCGAACTGCGGCCGGCCGGACTCGACGACGACAACGAGCTGGGCATCTTCCGTCAGGTCGACGGGCAGTACACCCGATGA
- the kdgD gene encoding 5-dehydro-4-deoxyglucarate dehydratase, which produces MSRFSPTELRDALGSGLLSFPVTHTDAELALDEGGLREHLRYLREFDAAGLFAAGGTGEFFALTPSEVERVVRISAQEVTDVPVVGPAGYGTGIAVEMTQAAQGAGADGIFLLPPYLTEMTQEGLYEHVARVCSSTDLGVIVYHRANAKFTAKTVNQLVDRFDNFIGFKDGIGDIDLMANLYATHGDRLVYVGGLPTAETYALPYLELGATTYSSAIYNFAPRWAGEFYRSVRSRDRDDVYRRLREFVFPYLEIRNRRAGYAVSIVKAGLQAVGRPAGSVRPPLVDLTDAELADLTDLVKKVA; this is translated from the coding sequence ATGTCTCGTTTCTCGCCCACCGAACTGCGCGATGCCCTCGGGTCGGGTCTGCTGTCGTTCCCGGTCACCCACACCGACGCCGAGCTCGCCCTTGACGAGGGTGGGCTGCGTGAGCACCTGCGCTACCTGCGGGAGTTCGACGCCGCGGGCCTGTTCGCGGCGGGCGGCACCGGCGAGTTCTTCGCCCTCACGCCGTCCGAGGTGGAGCGCGTGGTGCGGATCAGCGCGCAGGAGGTCACCGACGTCCCGGTGGTCGGGCCGGCCGGCTACGGCACCGGTATCGCGGTGGAGATGACGCAGGCCGCGCAGGGGGCGGGCGCCGACGGGATCTTCCTGCTCCCGCCCTACCTGACCGAGATGACGCAGGAGGGCCTGTACGAGCACGTGGCCCGGGTCTGCTCGTCCACCGACCTGGGGGTGATCGTCTACCACCGGGCCAACGCCAAGTTCACCGCGAAGACCGTGAACCAGCTGGTGGACCGGTTCGACAACTTCATCGGGTTCAAGGACGGCATCGGTGACATCGACCTGATGGCCAACCTTTACGCCACGCACGGCGACCGCCTGGTCTACGTCGGCGGGCTGCCCACGGCCGAGACCTACGCGCTGCCGTACCTGGAGCTGGGCGCGACGACCTATTCGTCGGCCATCTACAACTTCGCCCCGCGCTGGGCCGGTGAGTTCTACCGGTCCGTGCGGAGCCGCGACCGGGACGACGTCTACCGCCGCCTGCGCGAGTTCGTCTTTCCCTACCTCGAGATCCGCAACCGCCGGGCCGGTTACGCGGTCTCCATCGTCAAGGCCGGTCTGCAGGCCGTGGGCCGCCCGGCCGGTTCGGTGCGCCCGCCGCTGGTCGACCTCACCGACGCCGAGCTGGCCGACCTCACCGACCTCGTGAAGAAGGTGGCGTGA